A stretch of the Polaribacter pacificus genome encodes the following:
- a CDS encoding hydrogen peroxide-inducible genes activator: MTITQLKYVLSVAEYQNFTIAAEHSFVTQPTLSMQIQKLEEELSAKIFNRATKPIELTEVGKKIVEQAKIIVDESNRITDIVHQQKGYIGGEFKLGIIPTVMPTLLPMFLTNFTNKYPKVKLIIEELTTEDIVRKLTDGHIDAAIAATPLENEAIKERPLYYEPFVGLIPKGHRLHNQKLIEVDQLEVDDILLLEDGHCFKDSVLNLCRTYKSDSSLHFQLQSGSFDTLIKLSKEGFGMTLIPYLQTLDLNEKDKEFLREFKAPQPAREISLLYHKSQLKMQLIEALKGTIDGVVRGAISFSDVKIISPIQKKEL, encoded by the coding sequence ATGACAATTACTCAGTTAAAATATGTTTTATCAGTTGCGGAATATCAAAACTTCACTATTGCTGCAGAGCACAGTTTTGTAACTCAGCCAACCTTAAGCATGCAAATTCAAAAATTGGAAGAAGAATTAAGTGCTAAAATTTTTAATAGAGCTACAAAACCAATAGAATTGACTGAAGTTGGTAAAAAAATTGTAGAGCAAGCAAAAATTATTGTTGATGAAAGCAATCGAATTACAGATATCGTTCACCAACAAAAAGGCTATATCGGCGGTGAGTTTAAATTGGGGATAATTCCAACTGTTATGCCCACACTTTTACCAATGTTTTTAACCAATTTTACAAATAAATATCCAAAGGTTAAGTTAATTATTGAGGAGCTGACTACCGAAGACATCGTTAGAAAACTTACCGATGGTCATATAGATGCAGCGATTGCAGCCACCCCTTTAGAAAATGAAGCGATTAAAGAACGCCCTCTATACTATGAGCCTTTTGTTGGCTTAATTCCTAAAGGTCATCGCTTACACAATCAAAAACTTATCGAAGTTGATCAACTAGAGGTCGATGATATCTTGCTGCTAGAAGACGGACATTGTTTTAAAGACAGTGTTTTAAATTTATGCCGAACTTATAAGTCAGATTCATCCCTGCACTTTCAATTGCAAAGTGGAAGTTTTGACACCTTAATTAAACTATCTAAAGAAGGATTTGGTATGACCCTAATCCCTTATTTACAAACGCTAGACCTAAACGAAAAAGACAAGGAGTTTTTAAGAGAGTTTAAAGCACCACAACCCGCTAGAGAAATAAGCTTACTGTATCATAAATCGCAATTAAAAATGCAACTTATTGAAGCTCTAAAAGGCACAATTGATGGTGTAGTTAGAGGCGCCATCTCCTTTAGTGATGTAAAAATTATTAGTCCAATACAAAAAAAGGAGCTTTAA
- a CDS encoding ABC-F family ATP-binding cassette domain-containing protein codes for MLSVSNLSVQFGKRVLFDDVNTKFVQGNCYGIIGANGAGKSTFLKILSGEQDPTSGQVHLEKGKRMSVLSQNHFAFDEIPVLEVVISGNKELAAIKKEMDALYADYTDENADKIGELQLIFDEMNGWNAESDAATLLSNLGISEEHHYTLMKDLDGKQKVRVLLAQALFGNPDVLIMDEPTNDLDFETISWLENFLANYDNTVIVVSHDRHFLDSVCTHISDIDFGKINHYSGNYTFWYESSQLAAKQRAQQNKKAEDKKKELEEFIRRFSANVAKSKQATSRKKMIEKLNVDDIKPSSRRYPAIIFEREREAGDQILNVEGLSKNFEGEVLFSDIHLNLSKGDKVAVISKNSRAVTAFYQILNDNVKADSGTFQWGVTTNQSYLPLENAHFFNNPDLNLVDWLRQYAKTEEEREEVHLRGFLGKMIFSGEEALKKCNVLSGGEKVRCMLSRMMMTRANILMLDEPTNHLDLESIQALNNSLINFKGTILFTTHDHEFANTVANRIIEITPKGVIDRYSTFDEYLSDPKIKELRKKMYE; via the coding sequence ATGTTATCAGTTTCTAATTTATCAGTACAATTTGGAAAAAGAGTTTTGTTTGACGATGTAAATACCAAGTTTGTTCAAGGTAATTGTTATGGAATCATTGGTGCAAATGGTGCAGGGAAATCTACATTTTTAAAAATCTTATCTGGTGAGCAAGATCCAACTTCGGGTCAGGTGCACTTAGAAAAAGGAAAAAGAATGTCTGTTTTGTCTCAAAATCACTTTGCTTTTGATGAGATACCTGTCTTAGAAGTGGTGATCTCCGGGAATAAAGAACTAGCTGCAATTAAAAAAGAAATGGATGCTTTGTATGCAGACTACACCGATGAAAATGCAGATAAGATTGGAGAGCTTCAGTTGATTTTTGATGAAATGAATGGTTGGAATGCAGAGTCTGATGCTGCAACACTTTTGTCAAACCTAGGAATTTCTGAAGAGCATCATTATACCTTGATGAAAGACTTGGATGGGAAGCAAAAAGTACGTGTCTTATTAGCGCAGGCCTTATTTGGAAATCCTGATGTTTTGATAATGGATGAGCCTACCAATGATCTGGATTTTGAAACGATTTCTTGGTTAGAAAACTTTTTAGCAAATTATGACAATACCGTAATTGTAGTATCGCATGACCGTCACTTTTTAGATTCGGTTTGTACCCATATTTCTGATATTGATTTTGGAAAGATTAACCACTATTCTGGTAATTATACTTTTTGGTATGAGTCTAGTCAGTTAGCGGCTAAACAAAGAGCTCAGCAAAACAAAAAAGCTGAGGATAAGAAAAAAGAATTAGAAGAGTTTATTAGACGTTTTTCTGCCAATGTAGCTAAATCTAAACAAGCGACATCTCGTAAAAAAATGATCGAAAAACTAAATGTTGATGATATTAAGCCATCAAGCAGAAGGTATCCTGCCATTATTTTTGAAAGAGAAAGAGAGGCGGGAGATCAAATTTTAAACGTAGAAGGGCTTTCTAAAAATTTTGAAGGAGAGGTTTTATTTAGTGATATTCACCTAAATTTAAGCAAAGGTGATAAGGTTGCAGTAATTTCTAAAAACTCTAGAGCGGTTACAGCATTTTATCAAATCCTTAATGATAATGTAAAGGCTGATTCTGGAACATTTCAATGGGGGGTTACAACCAACCAATCGTATTTACCTCTAGAAAATGCTCATTTCTTTAATAATCCAGACTTAAACCTGGTTGATTGGTTGCGTCAGTACGCCAAAACCGAAGAAGAAAGAGAAGAGGTTCACCTACGTGGCTTTTTAGGAAAAATGATTTTTAGCGGAGAAGAGGCTCTAAAAAAATGTAATGTATTGTCTGGAGGTGAAAAGGTTCGCTGTATGCTATCTCGTATGATGATGACTCGTGCAAATATTTTGATGTTGGATGAGCCGACAAATCATTTAGATTTAGAGTCAATCCAAGCATTGAACAACTCATTGATTAACTTTAAAGGAACAATTTTATTTACCACTCATGATCATGAGTTTGCAAACACTGTAGCCAATCGCATCATTGAAATTACTCCTAAAGGAGTGATTGATCGCTATTCGACGTTTGATGAATATTTGAGCGATCCAAAAATTAAAGAACTACGTAAAAAAATGTACGAATAA
- a CDS encoding Dps family protein, with product MNKTVLGLDKSKTDNLVVSLNDLLANFQVYYQNVRGVHWNIKGKNFFQLHLKFEELYTDAQIKVDLIAERILTLHGAPIHTFDEYSKMAKVPVGKNISKDEEAVALVVNSLSVLLSIERTILELSSEADDEGTNSMMSDFIAEQEKTLWMLNAWLG from the coding sequence ATGAACAAAACAGTATTAGGATTAGACAAAAGTAAAACAGATAACTTGGTTGTGTCATTAAATGATTTATTGGCGAATTTTCAAGTTTATTATCAAAATGTTAGAGGGGTACATTGGAACATTAAAGGGAAAAACTTTTTTCAATTGCACCTTAAATTTGAAGAGTTGTATACAGATGCTCAAATTAAAGTTGATTTAATTGCAGAACGTATATTAACATTACATGGAGCTCCAATCCATACCTTTGATGAGTATTCTAAAATGGCAAAAGTTCCAGTAGGTAAGAATATTTCTAAAGATGAAGAGGCTGTAGCCTTGGTTGTAAATTCACTATCAGTATTGTTATCAATAGAGCGTACTATTTTAGAATTGTCTTCAGAAGCAGATGATGAGGGGACCAACTCTATGATGAGTGATTTTATAGCAGAGCAAGAAAAAACGCTATGGATGTTGAATGCTTGGTTAGGTTAA